A region from the Meiothermus sp. Pnk-1 genome encodes:
- a CDS encoding S41 family peptidase: MKRGFWGLVLGLLLGSAWASPSRYAEQFEYAWRLVQEHYWDQSHHGVDWQAVGQRYRAKLPEVGSWRELDRLIEEMYAELRDDHSTYLGPDEAGLFLSGAQCLPLPYPEAWERPSGREKGGSSPEASLASTSPSEEPRGAAFTPPQVSLRGGAVIVRLSNLIDPEVASTLASVIRLYEAKGFRKSPIKGYILDLRGNPGGLALRMAEVAGLFLRGFPWRIVSPSLGTFPQPTQPAFGRANTQKPLVVLIDGRVNSAAEGLAGALKDAGRAFLIGERTAGNTEILIPYCFPDGAVAMVAAGVLAPLRGATWEGRGVEPDLPVQGAEAQLEAALRYLDSPQPKRFSLPAWVEKIRVGRRF; this comes from the coding sequence ATGAAAAGGGGTTTTTGGGGCTTGGTGCTGGGCCTGCTGCTGGGCAGCGCGTGGGCTAGCCCCAGCCGCTATGCGGAGCAGTTCGAGTACGCCTGGCGGCTGGTGCAGGAGCACTACTGGGACCAGAGCCATCACGGGGTGGACTGGCAGGCGGTAGGCCAGCGCTACCGGGCCAAACTCCCCGAGGTCGGGAGCTGGAGGGAATTAGACCGGCTCATCGAGGAGATGTACGCCGAGCTCCGCGACGACCACTCCACCTACCTGGGCCCCGACGAGGCCGGGTTGTTCCTTTCGGGGGCGCAGTGCCTGCCGTTGCCCTATCCCGAGGCCTGGGAACGCCCCTCGGGGCGGGAGAAGGGGGGCTCGAGCCCCGAGGCTTCCCTTGCCTCCACCTCACCCTCCGAAGAGCCGCGGGGGGCTGCTTTTACCCCTCCCCAGGTGAGCCTGCGCGGTGGGGCGGTAATCGTTCGGTTGTCGAACTTGATAGACCCAGAGGTTGCTAGCACCCTGGCCTCCGTTATCCGCCTATATGAGGCGAAGGGGTTCCGCAAAAGCCCGATCAAGGGCTACATCCTCGACCTACGGGGAAATCCAGGGGGGCTGGCGCTGCGTATGGCCGAGGTGGCCGGGCTTTTCTTGCGGGGGTTCCCCTGGCGGATCGTAAGTCCTAGCTTGGGCACCTTTCCCCAGCCGACCCAGCCGGCCTTTGGACGGGCCAACACCCAAAAGCCGCTGGTGGTGCTCATCGATGGCCGGGTGAACTCGGCGGCCGAGGGGCTGGCCGGGGCGCTCAAGGATGCGGGGCGGGCCTTCTTGATCGGTGAGCGCACCGCAGGTAACACCGAGATCCTGATCCCCTACTGCTTCCCCGACGGGGCGGTGGCGATGGTGGCCGCAGGGGTGTTGGCCCCTTTGCGGGGGGCCACCTGGGAAGGGCGCGGGGTCGAGCCGGACTTGCCGGTGCAGGGCGCGGAGGCCCAGCTCGAGGCGGCGTTGCGCTACCTTGATAGCCCTCAGCCCAAGCGCTTCAGCCTCCCTGCATGGGTGGAGAAGATCCGAGTGGGGCGGCGCTTTTAA
- a CDS encoding sodium:alanine symporter family protein — protein sequence MDVLAINAALNRVVFGLEAKFVFLAVGLILTVALGFIQFRRLGVIVSETLGAIRERAQGFGGQITPFQAAMVAISATVGTGHFIGMIAAILTGGPGAVFWMWLGYLLGMATKFAEATLAVHFRRAYTDGSVSGGPMFYISRGLGRRLGRFGNVLGGAFALFAAVAAFGIGNLSQAGAVGNALQAAFEVPPAITGLVVAVIVGVIIGGGIRRIAAFAQFIAPIKLLLLALAILPLLILYAAQIPTALAQIFASAFNLQAFAGGAVGSYIAVINAGLGRGIFANEAGLGSAPIAHAQAQVDHPVRQGFWGVAEMLVSLTVTTLMALTFLASGLWQREGVGAAPQAAVTMFQAYPLSIGQIVLALTLAALAFGTMVSWAFYGEEAASYLFGEGIRWPYRLAFTVMAFVAPIGGFKAFIDISDTLNGFMAIPNLLALLLLAPLVAQLVREFFQGEPWRIPED from the coding sequence ATGGACGTGCTAGCCATCAACGCGGCGCTCAACCGGGTGGTGTTTGGCCTCGAGGCTAAATTCGTGTTCCTGGCGGTGGGTCTCATCCTGACGGTGGCGCTCGGCTTTATTCAGTTCCGCCGGCTGGGGGTTATCGTCTCGGAGACCTTAGGGGCCATTCGCGAGCGGGCGCAGGGGTTTGGTGGGCAGATCACCCCCTTTCAAGCGGCGATGGTGGCGATCTCCGCCACGGTGGGTACCGGGCATTTCATCGGGATGATCGCCGCTATCCTCACCGGGGGGCCAGGGGCGGTGTTTTGGATGTGGCTGGGCTACCTTTTGGGCATGGCCACCAAATTTGCCGAAGCCACCCTGGCGGTGCATTTCCGCCGTGCTTACACCGACGGCAGCGTTTCGGGAGGGCCGATGTTTTACATCTCGCGGGGGCTTGGCCGCCGCCTGGGGCGCTTCGGGAATGTTTTGGGCGGGGCTTTTGCCCTTTTTGCTGCGGTCGCTGCTTTCGGGATTGGCAACCTCTCCCAGGCCGGAGCGGTAGGCAACGCTCTGCAGGCTGCTTTCGAGGTTCCCCCGGCCATCACCGGGTTAGTGGTGGCGGTCATCGTGGGGGTCATCATCGGGGGAGGCATTCGGCGTATCGCGGCGTTTGCCCAGTTCATCGCGCCGATTAAGCTGCTGCTGCTGGCCCTGGCGATTCTCCCCCTGCTCATCCTCTACGCTGCGCAGATCCCCACCGCCCTGGCCCAGATTTTCGCCTCGGCCTTCAACCTGCAAGCCTTCGCGGGCGGGGCGGTGGGCAGCTACATCGCCGTGATCAACGCCGGGTTGGGGCGGGGCATCTTTGCCAATGAGGCCGGGTTGGGTTCGGCTCCCATCGCCCACGCCCAGGCTCAGGTGGACCACCCGGTGCGGCAGGGGTTCTGGGGGGTGGCGGAGATGCTGGTCTCGCTCACCGTGACCACCCTGATGGCCCTTACTTTCCTGGCCTCGGGGCTTTGGCAGCGCGAAGGGGTGGGCGCTGCGCCGCAGGCGGCGGTGACGATGTTTCAGGCTTACCCGCTGAGCATCGGCCAGATCGTCCTAGCCCTGACGCTGGCGGCTTTGGCCTTCGGGACTATGGTCTCGTGGGCTTTTTACGGCGAAGAGGCCGCCAGTTACCTCTTCGGCGAGGGAATCCGCTGGCCGTACCGGCTGGCTTTCACGGTGATGGCCTTTGTGGCCCCCATCGGTGGTTTCAAGGCGTTTATCGATATCTCCGACACCCTCAATGGCTTTATGGCTATTCCCAACCTGCTGGCTTTGCTGCTCTTAGCCCCGCTGGTTGCGCAGCTGGTACGGGAGTTCTTCCAGGGTGAACCCTGGCGGATCCCTGAAGATTAA
- a CDS encoding UbiX family flavin prenyltransferase, which translates to MDEASKRVVVGLSGASGMPYALDLLHTLRRIPHLEIHLVMTQGAKRVLVEEAETPVEAVEALAHAVHRSPDLGAPIASGSFRTVGMVVIPCSATTLAKIAWGLADNLLTRAAYVTLKERRPLILVPREAPLPLPSLEAMVKAAQAGATILPASPGFYHKPQHIEDLLGFITQRILDLLDISYPRSARWKDEG; encoded by the coding sequence GTGGATGAAGCGTCTAAACGGGTGGTAGTTGGCCTATCCGGGGCTTCAGGGATGCCGTATGCGCTCGATCTGCTTCACACCCTGCGCCGGATTCCCCACTTGGAGATTCACCTGGTCATGACCCAAGGGGCCAAGCGGGTGTTGGTCGAGGAGGCCGAGACCCCCGTGGAGGCCGTGGAGGCTTTGGCCCACGCCGTCCACCGCTCCCCCGACCTGGGCGCTCCGATCGCCTCGGGCAGCTTTCGCACGGTAGGGATGGTGGTCATCCCCTGTAGCGCCACCACCCTCGCCAAGATCGCCTGGGGGCTGGCCGACAACCTCTTGACCCGCGCAGCCTACGTCACCCTCAAAGAGCGGCGCCCGCTGATCCTGGTGCCCCGCGAGGCCCCCCTGCCGCTGCCGAGCCTCGAGGCCATGGTCAAAGCGGCCCAGGCCGGGGCCACCATCCTCCCGGCCAGCCCCGGCTTCTACCACAAACCCCAACACATCGAGGACCTGCTGGGCTTCATCACCCAGCGGATCCTGGACTTGCTAGACATTTCATACCCGCGCTCGGCCCGATGGAAAGACGAAGGGTAG
- a CDS encoding undecaprenyl-diphosphate phosphatase codes for MTAFEALVLGVIEGLTEFLPVSSTGHLTLAAHLLKIPVESDDFAKSFLIVIQLGAILAVLSLYLERFLRDFEVWKRIVVAFIPTGIIGFGLYRVIKDRILGNDLIVVVALVGVGVVLLFVDRWLQGHQRYEDVDQMPLGRALLIGTFQGLSAIFPGTSRSAATIVGGMVSGLSRRAAAEFSFILAVPTMLAASAYDLYKSAHTFPHEGYGLMAIGFVAAFVTALLTVRWLLEFVSRNTFVPFAIYRILIGAVYAMFFLR; via the coding sequence ATGACGGCTTTTGAAGCGCTCGTTTTGGGAGTTATCGAAGGGCTTACCGAGTTTCTGCCGGTCTCCTCCACCGGTCACCTCACCCTGGCCGCCCACCTGCTCAAGATCCCCGTGGAGAGCGACGACTTCGCCAAGAGCTTCCTCATCGTGATCCAACTGGGGGCCATCCTGGCCGTGCTGAGCCTGTACCTCGAGCGTTTCCTACGGGATTTCGAGGTATGGAAGCGCATCGTCGTGGCCTTCATCCCCACCGGGATCATCGGCTTCGGGCTCTACCGGGTGATCAAAGACCGCATCCTGGGCAACGACCTCATCGTGGTGGTGGCCCTGGTGGGGGTGGGGGTAGTGCTGCTCTTCGTAGACCGCTGGCTGCAAGGCCACCAGCGCTACGAAGACGTGGACCAGATGCCCCTAGGGCGGGCCCTTTTGATCGGAACCTTCCAGGGTCTATCGGCCATCTTTCCCGGAACCTCGCGCAGTGCCGCCACCATCGTGGGGGGGATGGTCTCGGGGCTCTCGCGGCGGGCGGCGGCGGAGTTCTCCTTTATCCTGGCGGTGCCGACCATGCTGGCCGCCTCCGCCTATGACCTCTACAAAAGCGCCCACACCTTCCCCCATGAGGGGTACGGGCTGATGGCGATAGGGTTCGTGGCCGCCTTCGTCACCGCGCTGCTCACGGTGCGCTGGCTTTTAGAGTTCGTCAGCCGCAACACCTTCGTGCCCTTTGCCATCTATCGCATCCTCATCGGGGCGGTGTACGCGATGTTCTTTCTGCGCTGA
- the ispD gene encoding 2-C-methyl-D-erythritol 4-phosphate cytidylyltransferase codes for MKVSVLLPAAGSGERLGRGPKAWLEVGGRTLLDWALAAFAWADERLVALPAGYSLDRPGVRCLPGGQTRQESVYTLLLEATGDLVLVHDVARPFLPPAVTQRVLEAARQHGAAVPVIPVPDTLIQEAGGFYGPPAPREAYRLVQTPQGFWRELLLEAHRKARQEGLEATDDAQLVLALGRRVALVEGDRRAFKITYPEDLPLAEGLARVWEAP; via the coding sequence GTGAAGGTTTCGGTGCTGTTGCCCGCGGCGGGATCGGGGGAGCGGCTGGGCCGGGGGCCCAAGGCCTGGCTCGAGGTCGGTGGGCGCACCCTCTTGGACTGGGCCCTCGCCGCGTTCGCCTGGGCCGATGAACGGCTGGTGGCGCTGCCTGCGGGGTATAGCCTGGACCGCCCCGGGGTGCGCTGTTTGCCGGGGGGCCAAACCCGCCAGGAGAGCGTATACACCCTTTTGCTCGAGGCCACTGGCGACCTCGTGCTCGTTCACGACGTGGCCCGGCCCTTTCTGCCCCCAGCCGTCACCCAGCGGGTGCTCGAGGCCGCCCGCCAACACGGCGCGGCGGTTCCGGTGATCCCGGTGCCCGACACCCTCATCCAAGAAGCCGGGGGGTTCTACGGCCCCCCCGCCCCGCGCGAGGCCTACCGCCTGGTGCAGACCCCGCAGGGGTTTTGGCGGGAGCTGTTGCTCGAGGCCCACCGCAAAGCACGCCAAGAAGGGCTCGAGGCTACCGACGACGCGCAATTGGTGTTGGCCCTGGGGCGGCGGGTGGCCCTGGTGGAGGGCGACCGCCGGGCGTTCAAGATCACCTACCCTGAGGACCTCCCGCTGGCGGAGGGGCTGGCTCGGGTTTGGGAAGCGCCATGA
- the ispE gene encoding 4-(cytidine 5'-diphospho)-2-C-methyl-D-erythritol kinase yields the protein MERFSPAKVNLGLSVLGRRADGYHQLHTLFAALDVGDRIALEPVPQGVHLEVRGADLPTGPGNLAYRAAQAYLEAAGNPGGVRMLLEKRLPVAAGLGGGSGNAATVLLGLRQLYPAPLDLFPIARALGADVPFFLRGGLAEARGIGEVLSPLEPLRLHLVLVNPGLAVSATEAYQVTKPDDYAPELPVAAILAALKGGEEPPWWNSLEAPVFRLRPELAELKAALRAFGLRGVLMSGSGSTFLALASDPAQAQHLAARLRERFPRFWIRPAQSA from the coding sequence ATCGAGCGGTTTTCCCCGGCCAAGGTCAACCTGGGCCTGTCGGTGCTGGGCAGGCGGGCGGACGGCTACCACCAGCTGCACACCCTCTTTGCCGCGCTCGACGTGGGTGACCGGATCGCCCTCGAGCCCGTCCCCCAGGGCGTTCACCTGGAAGTCAGGGGGGCCGATCTACCAACTGGGCCAGGGAATCTGGCCTATCGGGCGGCGCAGGCCTACCTGGAGGCGGCGGGGAATCCGGGCGGGGTGCGGATGCTGCTCGAGAAGCGCCTGCCCGTCGCCGCTGGGCTGGGGGGGGGCTCGGGGAATGCGGCCACGGTCCTGCTCGGCCTGCGGCAGCTCTACCCGGCGCCGCTGGACCTATTTCCCATCGCCCGAGCCCTAGGGGCGGATGTACCGTTCTTCCTGCGAGGAGGGCTGGCCGAAGCGCGGGGGATCGGGGAGGTGCTCTCCCCCCTCGAGCCCCTCCGGCTCCATCTGGTGCTGGTCAACCCCGGCCTGGCGGTTTCCGCCACGGAAGCTTACCAAGTCACGAAGCCCGACGACTACGCTCCCGAACTGCCCGTCGCCGCCATCCTGGCGGCCCTGAAAGGGGGGGAAGAGCCTCCCTGGTGGAATAGCCTCGAGGCCCCGGTCTTCCGCCTCCGCCCCGAGCTGGCCGAACTCAAGGCGGCGCTCCGGGCGTTCGGGTTGCGGGGCGTGCTGATGTCCGGTTCGGGCTCGACCTTCTTGGCCCTGGCCTCGGACCCAGCCCAAGCGCAGCATCTCGCTGCCCGGCTGCGCGAACGCTTTCCGCGCTTTTGGATTCGCCCAGCCCAAAGTGCCTGA
- a CDS encoding thiamine ABC transporter substrate binding subunit, with translation MGGLLGLLMAPALAQPTTLTVLTHESFNLDKNLIAQFEQASGIKLRFLKAGDAGETLNRAILTKAAPVADVLYGFDNSLLSKALAAGILEPYRSPQLPSLRSEFVLDPTYRALPVDFGYVALNYDKAHFKDKALPQTLADLARPEFAKLLVVENPATSSPGLAFLLATVATLGEDGYLDFWEGLRKGGVRVEKGWSEAYYTAFSKNGGDRPLVVSYATSPAAELFYSEKKLTEPPTGNLLLPGSSFLQVEFVGILKGTKQPAAARKFVDWLLSKPAQENIPTQMWVYPTRKDVALPEVFKWAEVPKEPAQLSPQRIAQGAERWVREWTEVVLQGQSALAVRKARR, from the coding sequence ATGGGTGGGTTACTGGGCCTTCTCATGGCCCCGGCCTTGGCCCAACCCACTACGCTCACCGTTCTGACCCACGAGAGCTTCAACCTCGACAAAAACCTCATCGCCCAGTTCGAGCAAGCATCGGGGATCAAGCTCCGCTTCCTCAAGGCTGGGGACGCGGGCGAGACCCTGAACCGGGCCATCCTGACCAAGGCTGCCCCGGTCGCGGACGTCCTCTACGGCTTCGACAACTCCCTGCTCTCCAAGGCGCTGGCGGCGGGCATCCTCGAGCCCTACCGCTCCCCTCAACTCCCCTCGCTCCGCAGCGAGTTCGTCCTCGACCCGACCTACCGGGCCCTCCCCGTGGACTTCGGCTACGTGGCCCTCAACTACGACAAAGCCCACTTCAAGGACAAAGCCCTGCCCCAGACCCTCGCCGACCTGGCCCGCCCCGAGTTCGCCAAGCTCCTGGTGGTGGAAAACCCGGCCACCTCGAGCCCCGGCCTGGCCTTTCTGCTGGCCACGGTGGCGACGTTGGGCGAGGACGGCTACCTGGACTTTTGGGAGGGCCTGCGCAAGGGTGGGGTGAGGGTGGAGAAGGGCTGGAGCGAGGCCTACTACACCGCCTTTAGCAAAAACGGGGGCGACCGCCCGCTGGTGGTCTCCTACGCCACCAGCCCCGCCGCCGAGCTGTTCTACTCCGAGAAAAAGCTCACCGAGCCCCCTACCGGCAACCTGCTGCTGCCGGGGAGCAGCTTTTTGCAGGTGGAGTTCGTGGGGATCCTCAAGGGCACCAAGCAGCCCGCGGCCGCCCGCAAGTTCGTGGACTGGCTCCTCTCCAAGCCGGCGCAGGAGAACATCCCCACCCAGATGTGGGTCTACCCCACCCGCAAGGACGTGGCGCTGCCGGAGGTCTTCAAGTGGGCGGAGGTTCCCAAGGAACCCGCCCAGCTCTCCCCCCAGCGGATCGCCCAGGGGGCTGAGCGCTGGGTGCGCGAGTGGACCGAGGTAGTGCTGCAAGGCCAGAGCGCCCTCGCGGTGCGCAAGGCCCGGCGGTGA